aaacataatttcaaaaaacaatttctttcaatattcgctttttcaaaaaatcgcaTACCCAAACGAAGCATTGTGTAAATTTTAGACAGAAGATCGAATCACGTTCACTGGCTTTCATTAATTAcacaagagtaatgctacacacactctcacttctttacactcatttctctACACCAATTTCTCCACACCcttatgtgacttttaaaaccaTCATTATATTGGCTTTGATAtggatttttattgaattttaattcaatagtAGTTTTAAAAGCCATTAGAAAAATTGGTGTAAAGAAGTGAGAGTGTGTGTGGTATTACTCATTACACAATGTAGTCGGTTTTGAATGAGAAATTAAACAATTAttattggcatatatatattaattacacaaTGCTCACCAATTCTCTTTGAGCCAAGGTTCCTCATCAAGTTCAAGAAATTTGTTCACCCAGTTTAAACCATACGATCCTTCAGCGGTAAAGTCAAATAACTCGTTCACATCAAAGTGTCCTTCAAAATTCCCGCTTTCTTTAGCACCCTCCACGTCCACATGATCGACGCTGCAGTAGGTTTTTTGAGGCATAATTACCTGATCATCTTGTGCTGACAGTGCTGTTGTTGTTGAAGCCTCTGGTGTTTTCtccttttgatttgttttcttgcTCATACGAGAATTCCAGTAGTTCTTTATCTCGTTATCGGTCCGTCCTGGAAGTCTCCCAGCAATTAAAGaccacctatatatataaacatgtaaTTTGTTTGATTAATTTGCTTCTCTTGGATAACCTTAGAGCATGCATgcaataacatttttcttttttcttttttcttttagaccCTAAGTAGTAAGGCATCACTCGGTCCCGGTGTCTGATCATGAAGTAGTAAGTTTAAGGTTTGACCCTCTTgagtttaaataatttattgaggCCACGAAAGCCATACGTAGCTTTACTCAAACCATCTAGAGAGCGTTTTGCACAGTATTCCTGGAATCTAGTTAGGGCAGATACTCGATCTGGTTATCCGggaaaatatatacatatttgaTACACTTTGACACACTAACCTGTTCCCTAGTAGCTTATGAAGCCGAAGTATCAAGTCCTCTTCTGCATCTGATATGTTGCCTCGTTTGATATCGGGTCTCAGATAATTCAACCATCTCAATCTGCAACTCTTCCCGCATCGATTCAAACctgcaaaaaaaagaaaaaaaaaaaaagagaacccTTTAGGCCTCCCATCAAAtttaatactatatatgtatagagTTGATCATCATATACCGGCAGGTTTCTCTGCTATATTAATACTTCTTCTCGAGTCTCGACTGATAATATATATTGGTTTAATCTAAAGATACGTGGTAAATTAACCTGCATTTAGTGCAATTGTTGTCCACCTCTTTGCACCGTGGATTTCAATGCACTGAGACAGTTTTTGATCTTCCTCTGCTGTCCATGCTCCTTTGTTCATTACTTTCTTGGCTGATCCATCATTTTTTGGAGccatttaagagagagagagagagagagagagagagagagagagtggtctTGCCGTTGGAGAGAGCCCTAGACGGAGAGAGAAGTGAGAATTTATAAACATGAAGGTTTGGGCATTGTTGAAGAGTCACGTACGTCATGAGTTCGTAAGTCAATCCAGCTATGAGCTGCCCTTCCCGGCCAGGGACCCTGCAGGGAGGGAAAGAAAACTAGGGAACCTCAACAACAACAAGATCTATCCTCAGACAGGCAGACCTATGAAAATAGTTGGTACAATGATTCTCTCGTAAACTTTCCCTCAACAACGTTGGCGTTGTtactttcaattaaaaaaaaaaaaaacagcaacgTTGTTGTTTGGCAAAGTACCAACAGATTATAGTAGTTCttttaactatatatttatctactttttttttattactttctcataatttttaataacaatcaatatcaaaacattctcatttttttcactttttatattatatcaataatttataatttctattaaaataaaaaaattcactgcaatacaaaatttttttcgcttttatatacaaattctttttactttatatcccATCATCATTTAttactaattctaaaattaacaaTTCAGTACTCTGTTCTGTACAAACATTTGTCAAACAACACCAATATGATCCTTTGCCAATGGCAGATCCAGGCTTGTAAAAATTGAgaggtcaaattgaaaaaaataaataaaaattgaggggagtaaaactaaaaaaataaaaaaaataaaattaagaggtaaaattttaaatttttttttctttttttaaaattaaaaaaaaaataaaaataaattggggctggcggggggggggggggggggggggggggggggggcaggtCCCCCCTTACCGCCCCTGCCCTTTGCCCTTCACTCTAGGACGTTCATTAATCGGCACGTACCATTGACTTTAATACCATGTATCATAAACCCTTACGAAGACGCAACAATATTGATAACCAACGATCGATATACACAATTGTACCAGAGTACCTAATCCTATACAATTAAGCAGGGTAATCCTAGCCtgtacaataatattataactgGGCATTACAAATTAATGCTACGCTCTATTCTCGTACAATAATTATTATAACTGGGCATTACAAATTAATGCTACGCTCTATTCTCgtacaataatattataactgGGCATTACAAATTAATGCTACGCTCTATTCTCGTACAATAATTATGTACATAATAATACACTTTAGACTCTATACAATTTATAAATTCTAATTGTACATATTAATTATGGTAATTATTATTAGGTTTATATCTATGTAAAccataataattatacaattggTTGACAATAATTGGTATCTACAAACCATTATATAATTACGTACCATAATTATAATGGTACCATTATAATTTGTAGACAATGGTAGCATAATTAtcagtaattaatatatactttatTCAAAGAATTGAATGGCAGAAAAGGTCATAGCTCTAGCACATGGGGAGTTATACATATCTTtagttattttataattaaaaagttaaattaaaaaataaaataaaaaaataaaaattatagaagtTGACAACTGAATAGTgcgtgtttattattttgctttggaatatatatttttgaaaaatctctaCATGCAGTTGATGTTGTCATGTTACAAACAATCTTCAGctggttttaaaaaattgttttaaaagttttttatgTTTCACATGAACACATGTGATCATgagttttatgaaaaaataaaaataaaaaaataaaatcagctTTAAACTAATTTTACGGATTTTACCGTTAATTGGgtcgttaaatttttttttaacagaccATTGATTTACTTTTTAAcaccaaaaggaaagaaaaccaacccaagagagaaagagattcaccaaaaagaaattacattCACACGtaaaagggagggggggggggggggggggcaaagtGCACTAGAGAGTAGAGATTATATTatatccttatatatatatataattttttttattttttatttttttttgtttcatatacAGATTTTGTGAACTTTACTTCTAgccgcatatatatatatgaactaatTGCAAAGTTCACCTAGTACTGTCTTCTCTTTCTAGTGTTTTTCTCAGTGACTTTTCATTATGCAGATTAAAGGTTGTTCATTTGACTTTCATATTTGCCGGTGCGTCTTTAACGAAGATAAATGctatattctaattaattttaataagttACGTATCAAGAGATCCAATCGTATCGAGTTAAATATTTTGAGAGGCACAAACTAACTTTTAAGAATAACGCTATTGCGTGATTCTATAACATTGTAAGATATTTCTTTACTTTagttttaatcttttatattctatttattttattgttaatttttggctagatattattttattgttaattacttaaattttttagataagtaatTATTTAATGTGTTATTGGAAGATAGATCTTGTGTTGGAATAAGGCACTAAAACCATGAGAAATGGGTAAATAATTAACCCTGTTGGGGCAGGATAGACTAAACACCAATGGTATAGGGCCTAATACCATTACTTTAACGActgcatttttaattttaatgcaAGTTTTGTTCCCTTAATTTATCATATAAGACTGACCATGACCCCTCTAAGCAATCCCTaacataagaaaattaaaaaagaaaagcaaaaaatgaactatatatgagaatgagattttggaggtgaaagtagttttgagtgttttaaattatttattaatgcttttactttctttcttttttgggtagAAAGTAAAAAGCTTGGGCCACATTAATGAACCTTAAAGCTTTTACGTATCAGCACCcgaatttgaattttctgttttttcctaCGTACCCAAAGATGAGAAGACAAAGATAATAGTAAGAAAAGTTTTTATGTTCGAGAAGGAAAGCCCTACTCGTGCAGAGCCCTACAAAAAAACTTCTGTTCAGACAAAAAAGCCTTTCTTTAAAGAGATACAATTTTACTACACCCCAACACACTTTCTATACATCCAATGcgttttaaatttttcaaaaatcaaaataaaaattagaaagagCGCCACGTAGGACTAGATGGGTATTAACAGAATCATATGTCTTCTGAAAATACCCATTAAAAGAAGAAGTTGAATATCTCAGAACACTTTCTGTTGGAGAAAAAGGTGAACAGTTCTCGAAAAGTAGACGGCGAGTAGTGTGTGCAGGCTCGGAGTAATCCCCGCAACCGCTGCATAAGGTTCAACGCTTCCATCCACAACTTTGCTGCACATTGCATTAACACACCTTCTTCgtgcatgtatttttgtttcttttcttttctatcttaCCCTACCCACGATGTGATGTGATGTGATGATGTGCACGAtggttctcttttctttatccTTTTCTAAACATGTATTCTTGATAATTACCTAATTTTAATCACGCATATGGTTTagattttatcaatttaaatatttcatgatAAATTATCCCAATGTTTATATTGCAATAAGATTGTAATAAGtaaattcattatatatatacaatgttAAAGTCTTATTCTTTGGTAATCAAATTTGCATATTcatagtaaaagaaataaaataataataaaataaataaaatattacatatatcATCTCGAACATTATCGCTTCTATTCCTGTTTCTTCATTTTGGAAGTCAATAAAAGTTCACTGCACCAATCAATAAATTTAAGGACGGAACTAGCTTTTAGGCTTTGGGGGgaccaaattgaaaaataaaaaaaaatgagtgggccaaaactttttttttgggaaaagcttGGGGCTtgcgcggggggggggggggggggggggcatggacCCCCCAAGCCTTCGCATTGCTACACCCCTACCAATCATGTAGCTTATTAGGCTTCTTTTTGAATTTCTAGTGGTAAAGATCCACCCACCTCCCCTTAGTTAGATGCTttgtggtttttgtttgtttgttttccggttatactcaaaaaaaaattatatattcatagtaagagaaatataataataataataataataacaataaagaaGGATAAAAGAATACAACTTCATTTTTATGGGATGTGATAGTTTTGGgcaaaagaaattttaaaactttcaaaataaataaaataaacaaattttatcaatttatatatatattatcaaaagtacatatattacaatattttaatttttcttatcaaacatttaaaatcagtacaaaatgaatcaatatTACACTCAAATTTGCATTCATTTCATACACGGATTCAGGTCAAATGCAATGAAAGTAGTCCATTATATGTGAGGACATTTGAACTTCACTCTGCTAATTGCCTGAACATACAAAATAGAACCCTACATAAACTGTCCATTTCCATGTGGAATGATCAGCTTTCATTGCAACCATTTTCAATCTATATGGAAGAAGTTTGTTCTCATCTTTCTGACTTAGTGCATTAGCAGCAGCTCCTCATTGAATGAGATTCCCTtattgtttcttaaattaaggAAACATTAGGGAACTAAAAGTTTTTGTATCCTAAATCTAAGGAAGCAAAAATGGTTTtcttaacattatatatattttatcgtttctctcattttcctctaatatttatttgaaacgATATTTAAATGGTTTATctttcatctatttttttttctagcatttatttaaagaataataagaagaaaaaaggaatgtATTGTAAAGTTTCTTTGAATAAgaaagtaaatataaaaaaactcttatatttaatgaaaataaatgtcaATTTATCATGTTTCAACCTCTCTAACATTCTGTCCGCTTTTCAACTTCCTTTGTGATGTTTGGCGTACGATTATTGTATCAATACTTATATTTACCAAATATTTGACGATTGTTGATGATAATCGTTTATATATAGGAGAATTTAGTAACCGTACCAACATTCGTGCCTGTGTAGATATATGTATAATAGAGATATGTTTGATGTCATTCTCTTAcacatttcttttgtaaatttattattgaatttgtggaaCTAACATATGTTTCTACAGTTTCAATAAATTTGCATATCTCTTGTACCAAAATTGATAGGAGATGTGAAGGAGAATAAACTCAAAATTTCTCTAtataatttgtttcttttaaatttttattttgacaggAGCTTCAATCCTGAGGTCTTGGCGAACCACAAACGCCAGTGGTATCAATTTCAGTCAAAATCTATGGTATTTGATCTTAATAGTTTGCATTCTGTTTTCTATAATTTACTTGGTTGGTTACTTTGTTTATATGTTCTCTgggattgtaaatttttttaaatcaatatgGTGGTAATTTATAGAAAGATCAACTTTTAACATGTGCATCGGAATAGTAATTAGTAACAGTTTCCACATGTATTTCCCGTGTGTTCTTAGCTTATTTGCAACTAAAGTTGATATTCTTCAAGTAATTGGGGTTTGATGATTCCAGAATTCTATTGTTCTTATTGTCTGCCTGAGATGTATTAACACAGGTATTATTAAGTTGTAATTGAGACTCTAGTAATTGTGAGTTTCATCTTTTTGGTTGAGAAGATGTTGAAGCAGTAATCATcaatatctctctttctctgttctgttcttttcttttctatttttttccccttttcccGAGCAGAATCATCAATATGCGTTCCCATATTCATACTGCTACGACGTGTACACCTTGTACTTATTATGCTTTGGAGTCTGTTTTGCTAAATTGGTCTGAGAGACCTTTGCTTacattgaatgattttttgaattGAAGAGTTCATAGCCCTAGCACATGGGGAGTAGTACATatctttagttattttattaaaagttaaattacatataaaaaaaaattgtagaagtTGACAACTGAATAGTATTTATTATTTGCAATTGAATACATCTTTTTGTAAAACCTCTACGGTCAATGGTCTGTTATAATCTGTTATTCAGacttaaaaaatcaatattttggcCCTTTCACTGCGGGCCCCCGACTAGCGTAAGCCACatcgcagtgaagaagaagatgatctacCGACTCCCCGTTCCGCTTGCACATGCAATAGATTATCTAAATTTCTATCTAAAATAACTAATCAAAGCTAcacttttctattttagttaagAGAAATGCTTTCTTTGATTCTCATATCATTCTCCTATCatcttattttgaaaattaatcattagagctgtaggacccacatgtggGTCATGTGTGAGTTAAAcagatctaataattaattttcaaaatgtgAGGATAGGATAAAGACCTGCTACTTCTCTTATCATCCTATCATTTTCCTATCGttccattttgaaaaaagatccaatggttaattttcaaaataggaGGATGGGAGAAATAGCATGTCTAAAAAATGATtagcctcgtttggttcgcggaatagacCCTTGGAATTTAATGACTATTTCTATGGAATAGTCATTactttgtttggtaggggtctattTCTTAGTAAAGTTATTctcattggaataactattcccttacgaagaggaatacttatttctctaaaaaaaaaatgaaaggaatagactacatttttcaagaaaaaaaacctttacaatggctggccgaccacccaaaTATGGAGCTAGGGGGTGGACAATTGTTAGTTGTGTGGTCCATTTCCATGTCTATTTAGAAAATAATCAATGTAGAATGTCGATATAAAGAGCTTTCTGTCCcataatgttattttttatttttttctaattgaataaagaaaatagttaTAAGGGAGGATCCTTCTCACTTCTGATCCAAAAAGAGAAGTAGATGAACCTATGAATAAAAAGGGGTAGGCTCTCAATGGGCCGCACATGGCGGTTATAAAAGCTGAAGGAGAACATATTAAGACTAGGGGTGTAAACTTGAAGCCAGTTCCCGGTTATTGGATAATAACTAGGAATCGGCTTCGGGGTCCCCTGTTATTGATTTTCAACAACCAGCTCCGAAACCGGGTACCCCTGTTAACCGGGGTCCCTGGTTAACCAGTTTGTACTCGAGTACCCGAGTGAAAACCGGTTATCTGGACctgggttatatatatatatatatatatatatatatatatatatatatatatatatatatatatatatatatatatatatatatatatatatatatatatatatatatatactttttgagcttattttTAGCATTTGGCCTACTTTTTTAGActtcatttaaatttttgtgGGCTTTATTTAAACGTTTTAGCCCATTTTTTAAGGTATCGAACCTAATTCAATCAAGAAATTTCAATTACtataacaaagagaaaaaatttctcatttttgcCATCTTGAGACACATACGTTATGCCCATCAACTGCATATTTGAACTTGAAAACTCCACATCCATACATAATTACataataaaaacccaaaagtttataaacatattacatattaaaaaagttcaaacccaaaagtttataaacatattaaaaaagttcataaccaaaagtccataaacatattaaacatATCCAAGCGTGGTTCGGTTTCTGGCTTTCTGCAACTTTGCTCTTAATCATCTATAACTTGCTCTCAATTATCTATAACtacaatagaaaaaataaaaaataaaaaagctagttaaatgaattaataataatgaaaactaaaatgaatttataaccATTTACTATGCtcatcaaatatttcaataataaCTAATAATCCATTAGTCATTATTATAACACTCGGTTgaggaaaataaataaggacAGAAGCTGGTATATTTACCATATACATTACAAACatcttaaataattaaacatattgacactttgaaaattatttaagagtaaatcatcaattatccaaaaaaatttcaaaggtcTATCTTATCGTTTGAAAGACAGACACAGATACAGACAAATCCAACCTAGAAATTAGAATAATGTATAAGGTTCTTATCCAATTCATTTCCATTTCAGATATCTGATCAACTAAATTCGATAATTCCATAGAACAAGACAGTTATTGGCGCCGAAAacgcaccaaaaaaaaaaaaggaatcaaGCCAAGGAGGCTTCATACAAGCTGcaaaaatcaaagaatcaaACACAACCTATTGATCCTTCTCTCAGtttcaccaaaacccacttctcagaacccaaaaaaaaaaaaaaaaaccctagcatCCGAAAGGAAAGCTAAAACAGTACCGAAAGTTAAATCAattcataacaaaaattaaagaagaacaaCATACCTAACCGTGATTTGCTCATTCTGCTTCAAAAATCACCAAATCTGTATAGAAACAGAGAAAGACGAAGTCAGTACTCAGTAAGGGtgagaaaagaattgaaagatcAAAGATCAGTGATCAAAAATCGTAGAGAAGaagaattaagaagaagaagaagactggTTACCTGGTAGGCAGTGGTGGCGAGTCAGGGGCGTGAAGAGACTTCAATGAACTTCAGTGAAGGCAGGCGGCgtgaagagaaaatgagaaatagAAATTAGGATTTAGGGCAAAACAAAGTGTGAAAAAGACATAAATGACCCCCTATTAAGTCGTGTAGCATTAGGGTAAAAGGGtaagggtaattttttttttaataaattaataaaccCGAAGCCGGTTACCTGGTTATAATCGGGGTTTTTGAAAATCAATACCCAACTCCGGCTCCAAGTACCTGGTTATAAATAACAAGGTACCAACCCAATTTCCCGAAGCCGGTTAGTGCCTGGAGCTGGTTTCCCTACTGGTTATAACcggtccggatttacaccctTAATTAGGACAAGCCTATCTGCACCCATACTTGGAAACAATAAGAACCACCAAAAGATTGTTGAAGCAGTAAAAACGATGTTACAGTCTGAAAATAGGATTCCAAAAAAGAGAGGTATCAACACAAATCCAAATAGAGTAGTCTCCCTTAAAGGGAAACAATAACCCAagtaacataaaaaaaacaaaaaaaaaacaaaaaacaaaagtaaataaACAGCAAAAAAGCCCCAAAAATAGCAACTCCAGCGACTGGTGGAGCAGTGGAGGACCGAAGACTTGGCGCTGATGCGTGAGAGACGCATTCCAGCGCGTGGGAGCCACGCTCCAGCGCATGGAAGGTGGAAGAAGACTCGGCCAGTGGCGCTGGGTAGCTGGAAAGCCGGTGAGTGTGGTGGAGAGGCGCGTGGGAGGCAGGGACCATCGGAGAAACGTAGATATagcttttaaaaaatcaaatctaagaACTTTGACAAAATCGACTACTAACACAAGGAGGACGGCTGCAAACGTGAACGGCGTGGTGAAGAAGCCAAAACACTGAGATTGCAATTTCGGGCGGGATAAGTCATACAAGACGACGAATCAATAAAACCTCATCAATATGAAGAGAACTAGATAAACCACTAGCCAAACAAtaacaaaagcaataaaaaatataaaataaagaagagaaggagaggTGGGAAGAGATGAGGTCATTCCCCTCCTCCGTAAGCCGGCTGAAGCAAGAGGAAAGTGGCTACTATGGGTCTTGGTTGCCTTCTCTGTAACAAGGAAAAAAGAGAGTGAAGAAATTTTTTCCACATAACGTTATTTGACCTCACGtgtaaaatctataaaaatgctaacaaaacaagaaacaataatagaattaattaaaaaataaaatcactgaTACTATAGAACAACCATATAATTGTTAAGAAATACTAAAGAAATTTGATTAGAAATTAGCAATTCATTCAAGAAATTATCATGATAAATTAGACAAATAACTGAATAAGTTACAAAAACATTCGAAGGACACATACGTACAGCTCAAATACATtaatggcatgtttgggtgagagaatttctaaatatttttcaaatttttgttgtttaaatatcaaattctattcaaattttatccaacttttttaatttttgtctgaagttttctaaatcatccaaacataatttcaaaaaacaaatcctctcaatattcacaatttttcaaaaaatcgcaCATCCAAACGAACAATTATAGAAATTTTTGACAGAATATCGAATCACGTACGCTGGCTTCCATTAATTAcacaagagtaatgctacacagaCTCTCACTTCTTTACACCCATTTCTCAATACccttaggtggcttttaaaaccacTATTAGCTTTGATATGaatctttattggattttaattCCTTGGTGGTTTTAAAAGCCATTGGAGAAATAGGTGTGGTGATatgtcacaaatattgtatatttggacccccttaatttacattagttaaacatttagctttgttattttctaatgcttttgttagttttagtaCTTTAGCATTTTTTAGGTAATAGAGAGAAAAGAGTCCCAATTGTTGCACAATTCTTAATTTCCAAGGGCAGCACGTGGACAGCAGCTCTGCACTCCTCTCCAGCAGCAAATCACGTCCAACAGCACTCCCCTAGCACCGAATCCCAACCTGTTGGACAGCATGGACagcagctgctggacagcaacCTACACGACCTGCAACACCTTCTGCACTTGGACAGCACGCCTGGCAGCACCTGCAAGGGACAGCAGT
The Alnus glutinosa chromosome 14, dhAlnGlut1.1, whole genome shotgun sequence genome window above contains:
- the LOC133856833 gene encoding transcription factor MYB114-like — protein: MAPKNDGSAKKVMNKGAWTAEEDQKLSQCIEIHGAKRWTTIALNAGLNRCGKSCRLRWLNYLRPDIKRGNISDAEEDLILRLHKLLGNRWSLIAGRLPGRTDNEIKNYWNSRMSKKTNQKEKTPEASTTTALSAQDDQVIMPQKTYCSVDHVDVEGAKESGNFEGHFDVNELFDFTAEGSYGLNWVNKFLELDEEPWLKENW